The Micromonospora sp. WMMD961 genome has a segment encoding these proteins:
- a CDS encoding LuxR family transcriptional regulator: MLDPSPEDDGTSPTVSAPRFVGRDREVAALRGALARPPAIVLVEGEAGIGKSRLLREWLAAPDQRTALVSVCPPLRESLTLGPIVDAFRGIDRPVPRLRLTELAGALRPLFPEWSSDLPPALPPLDDAKAARHRLFRALDELLRALRVDVLVLEDAHWADEVTLEFLLFVTSRQHSDGPSLVVSYRPEEVDVGSLLLRLTSRLPAGVTQLRIALAPMRPDDTAALVSSMLDGNPISQEFTTFMHERTGGVPLALEESVRLMCDRADLVVRDGQWVRLKLRELQVPPTVRDSTRERVGRLSPTAQQVLRAAATLVERSSVATIAVTAGLSQAACRGAVAEAASAGVLDGDDRGRWRFRHVLAATAVYEAIPLTDRRHIHLLAGRALEDIHPPPVARLAHHFREAGETRSWARYAEQGAELAMASGDHTKAVDLLVDLLSRAVLPPVDRARVARIAGVAALGRREPVDAVYHRVIRTLRSVLETPGLSARQQAEIRNPLGRLLIIGGEAQAALGELEQAVANLDHDPIEGARAMTYLGWAYAGPWPASTHRRWLDRAAELTAEFASPAERLNLAGNRAAALLMLGEEEAWDVVADLPTDGATPAERLDVARIHANVGTGALLWGRYADAEKHLDVALRLADAEQASRLHHNVRLEQANLTWLTGRWEGLAERSEALADADRDRPAHYLGSVRLAARLAAAAGRRRAAEEQFRLVLQESARLGAADDTMEAAAALARLWLTDGNSDRALQITNEPMDTVRRKGIWVWATDLVPARIEAHLAAGDLKAATRLGDQFARGLRGRTAPAPRAALTVCRALLLAAAGDHARAATAYDRAARAWSALPRPYDAMLARERQAEALIAQGQIEQGRDLLAAQYERLFRLGARGDADRVAQRLREHGADVPRLWRGGRRGYGDQLSPRELDVVQLVVAGKTNREISRILAKSPATVDQQLRAAMRKLKVTSRTALAVKAVEAGVFAEEHSLDDAS; the protein is encoded by the coding sequence ATGCTCGACCCCTCGCCCGAGGACGACGGGACCTCACCGACGGTCTCCGCGCCGCGTTTCGTCGGACGTGACCGGGAGGTGGCGGCGCTTCGGGGCGCGTTGGCCCGACCACCGGCGATCGTGCTGGTGGAGGGCGAGGCCGGGATCGGGAAGAGCCGCCTGTTACGAGAGTGGTTGGCCGCACCGGACCAGCGCACCGCTCTGGTGTCGGTGTGCCCGCCGCTTCGTGAGTCGCTGACGTTGGGGCCGATCGTCGACGCGTTCCGTGGGATCGACCGTCCGGTACCGCGGCTGCGGCTCACCGAGCTCGCGGGTGCGTTACGGCCCCTGTTCCCTGAGTGGTCTTCGGACCTGCCACCCGCACTGCCGCCCCTGGACGATGCGAAGGCGGCACGGCATCGCCTGTTCCGCGCCCTGGACGAGTTGCTGCGGGCTCTACGTGTCGACGTTCTCGTGCTCGAGGACGCGCACTGGGCCGACGAGGTGACCTTGGAGTTCCTGCTGTTCGTGACCTCCCGACAGCATTCGGACGGGCCCAGCCTCGTGGTCTCCTACCGGCCGGAGGAGGTGGACGTGGGGTCGCTGTTGCTGCGGTTGACATCCCGGTTGCCCGCCGGCGTGACCCAGCTGAGGATCGCGCTGGCACCCATGCGACCCGACGACACGGCGGCGCTGGTGTCCTCGATGCTGGACGGCAACCCAATATCGCAGGAGTTCACCACGTTCATGCACGAGCGGACCGGTGGCGTTCCGTTGGCGCTGGAGGAGTCGGTTCGCCTCATGTGCGACCGCGCCGACCTCGTCGTCCGCGACGGACAGTGGGTCCGGCTGAAGCTGCGCGAGCTTCAGGTGCCGCCAACGGTGCGTGACTCCACCCGGGAGCGGGTGGGCCGTCTGTCGCCGACGGCGCAGCAGGTGTTGCGAGCCGCGGCCACGTTGGTCGAGCGGTCATCGGTGGCCACGATCGCGGTGACCGCCGGTCTCTCGCAAGCCGCCTGCCGAGGCGCTGTCGCGGAGGCGGCATCCGCTGGCGTCCTGGACGGGGACGACCGCGGCCGGTGGCGGTTCCGGCATGTGCTGGCCGCCACGGCTGTCTACGAGGCGATCCCGTTGACCGACCGCAGACACATCCACCTGCTGGCCGGCCGGGCCTTGGAGGACATCCATCCGCCACCTGTCGCACGCCTGGCCCACCACTTCCGGGAAGCGGGCGAGACGCGGTCCTGGGCGCGGTACGCCGAGCAGGGTGCGGAGCTGGCCATGGCCTCGGGTGACCACACCAAGGCGGTCGATCTGCTGGTCGATCTGTTGTCGCGGGCCGTGCTGCCACCGGTGGATCGGGCACGAGTCGCACGCATCGCCGGAGTTGCCGCACTGGGCCGGCGCGAACCGGTCGACGCGGTCTACCACCGCGTGATCCGTACCCTGCGCTCGGTGCTGGAGACCCCCGGCCTCTCCGCCCGCCAGCAGGCCGAGATCCGCAACCCTCTGGGTCGGCTCCTGATCATCGGGGGTGAGGCGCAGGCCGCGCTCGGCGAGCTCGAACAGGCGGTGGCCAACCTCGACCATGACCCGATCGAGGGGGCTCGGGCAATGACCTATCTCGGATGGGCCTACGCGGGACCGTGGCCGGCGTCGACCCACCGGCGTTGGCTGGATCGCGCTGCCGAGCTCACCGCCGAATTCGCTTCTCCCGCGGAACGGCTGAACCTGGCCGGCAACCGAGCCGCCGCGTTGCTCATGCTCGGCGAAGAGGAGGCCTGGGACGTCGTCGCCGACCTGCCCACCGACGGCGCGACTCCGGCGGAGCGTCTCGACGTGGCCCGCATCCACGCCAACGTCGGCACCGGGGCACTGCTCTGGGGTCGGTACGCCGACGCGGAGAAGCACCTCGACGTGGCCCTGCGTCTTGCCGACGCCGAGCAGGCGTCCCGGTTGCATCACAACGTCCGGCTCGAACAGGCCAACCTGACGTGGCTCACCGGTCGGTGGGAGGGCCTCGCGGAGCGGAGCGAGGCGCTCGCCGACGCCGACCGAGACCGTCCGGCGCACTACCTCGGCAGCGTTCGCCTCGCTGCCCGACTGGCAGCCGCAGCAGGACGGCGGCGCGCTGCGGAGGAGCAGTTCCGGCTGGTCCTCCAGGAGTCCGCCCGTCTCGGCGCAGCCGACGACACGATGGAGGCCGCCGCGGCGCTGGCCAGACTGTGGCTGACGGACGGCAACAGCGACCGGGCGCTGCAGATCACGAACGAGCCGATGGACACCGTGCGGAGAAAGGGCATCTGGGTCTGGGCGACGGACCTCGTCCCCGCCCGGATCGAGGCGCACCTCGCCGCGGGCGACCTGAAGGCCGCGACACGCCTGGGCGACCAGTTCGCCAGAGGACTGCGTGGTCGTACGGCGCCCGCGCCTCGCGCCGCGCTCACCGTGTGCCGTGCCCTGCTGCTCGCCGCAGCCGGAGACCACGCCCGCGCGGCGACGGCATACGATCGGGCGGCGCGCGCCTGGAGCGCGTTGCCGCGCCCCTACGACGCCATGCTCGCCCGCGAGCGTCAAGCCGAGGCGCTCATCGCGCAGGGCCAGATCGAACAGGGCCGAGACCTGTTGGCGGCACAGTACGAGCGACTGTTCAGGCTCGGAGCCCGCGGCGATGCGGACCGTGTCGCACAGCGGCTCCGCGAACACGGCGCCGATGTCCCGCGACTGTGGCGCGGGGGCCGACGCGGGTACGGCGACCAGCTCTCACCTCGCGAGCTCGACGTGGTCCAACTGGTGGTCGCCGGCAAGACGAACCGGGAGATCAGCCGGATTCTGGCCAAGTCGCCGGCCACTGTGGATCAGCAGCTACGTGCGGCGATGCGCAAGTTGAAGGTGACCTCCCGCACCGCGCTCGCGGTCAAGGCAGTGGAGGCCGGAGTGTTCGCAGAAGAGCACTCCCTCGACGACGCATCGTGA
- a CDS encoding S8 family serine peptidase translates to MRLKTLAASLAVVVGLSIIQPSSASAAEPDPGSAAKKIASSLKDRFRTSPASDFWITFGTKADLGPAKKIANWTARGQFVYDALAAAAKDSVASVSAELDRAGVKYTSYPIANAVLVKGGTEKLALDVAAKVQVAEIHATPQVALVEPVEKKVPADQAARPSAPKATAEAGTSTWGLEAIHAPQAWAMGATGAGITVSNLDSGVQFDHPALTHQYRGTKADGTVDHNYNWMATRGACTGAPCDDNGHGTHTMGTMVGDDGTNHVGVAPDAQWIATNGCCDSTGAESLLRSGWWLLAPTDVQGNNPDPSKRPHVVNNSWGQDIEHNFDDFFQAVDEAWSAAGIFSVWSSGNTVPYAACDTVSSPGSAVSAYSVGAYSSDGTLALFSRKGEGEGGRIKPEISAPGDGVRSSYPGNSYVEMSGTSMAAPHVAGAVAALWSYDPTLIGQVEETRRLLGESAVDVDDTECGGTAEVNNKYGEGRLDLVRLLELAPRKGGTLTGVVTANGTPVPAAEVTISGPFSRSIGTDKDGRFTTNLPVGDYQLSTKVFGYLTATADVTISLGQDTSVKLPLTAAAKHDISGRVVDDKKRPVPNADVSVKDTPLKPVRTDANGAFTIGAVPEGGYTLTVKPNACFSATAVPLTVGAQNESREIPVGLVVDKGGYSCAVSDGEYLRGTDPVAFTSGVWATVKLPFPVALYNGSHDTLGVGRRGVISPDTSTGPGNGGAGIFPFYVQTPVEFAPGGGVFTAATKVNGEDAFVVEYRNAKLWAYPDRSEYTEPVNFSATLTRSGTVIFGYGDGIGTDDPVTAGAHATTGIQGWAGVDGIRFSESAPVLRDGMIVTYDLPDFGYLDATVVDQNDGLPVAGAKVSFTNKSGLVETVTTDGTGIVHRQLPVGDYTMTVDTPNYTTAAYPFSLDKLYAKATIDARLTTGVAGLKADGLDALLGADQNGVGSLTLTNNGSAPLTYNLGEAARHPDLDAAGTTARTGKGAASTIDLTAWRSGASGMKPSNVDGKAATSSAAEAQAAGKVGTTSGGDVITRIAIPGTIEDKEPSGIGYDGDVWVHDYNKRTNTAYTVTGKPTGKVFDASWNPAYRAFDMALDTKTGDMCQMEDSPASFIHCFDRTTGKETRQIKGDWSTLQLTGLAYNPIQDVFYVGGRRNGMIGTVAGTSHDNPGALLSFCTPPLPEVMGLAYNQASDTIWYTDLTSNRPTRLLQVDPDDCALVNAWWFPGQKAGQGGGLETDSTGALWAADQLADDVVLVDVEDDLVTDLPWLSLSSTGGTLAPGQSTTVKVSISAKGAKLGVLGANIVVRSDSGRQSKTYVPVTLTTTKYQVGVNAGGAKVTDGSGYTWLADQAASKKAWGYEGKTKVTATKNGIDGTTDDILFQSQRTTSDKQLFYRFPDAPKGTYAVDLGFAEIEKVAKGKRVFDVLVGGTLTDYAYDPAGAVGSDVADWRTAVVKHEGGPLTVELRGSKGLKPPTIAALRVTLDPRGDEAEPEPQPEEPEPGPVPVSPAGRSYSMKVTDGLYRQGTQESGWHGDDLCGPLWFDSSFLQPFYDTAWDGVCVTTNGTLAFDRASTSGNNTALPSPYPIDAIYPLWDDLIVDDEAGIYFGTTEVDGLAAQVVEWRNVAFYSDRTARVSFSVTLIADGRIQIGYGDGVGGDNPLTKGSSATVGVESLNRNPASQYSFNQPILKAGLGLEYTLPAAGTIEGTVTDANDRKPIEGAIVTLKGPAGERVITTDAKGRWKAQALVGENTVQVDAPNYVTASHPVTIAKKDQAETVDTALTTGVATVTGADVDWLLDKDQKATADVTVTNTGSAPLEVRISEQKRTSDGGHEAADLPWLTLTGAAATGTVTLAAGTSTTVTATADNAGVEPGVLVGDLLVASNAGKGEAQLKPVRVATSAYWKGVDVGGSGYVGADGFFWSPDQGLGSRPWGHVGGKAHSTRADIAGTEDDALFRTQRSGKTFSYVFKNAPAGTYRIGLDFAEIEKVKAGNRAFDVLADGKVVLHDHDVQAKVGAKTADTNAVTVEHAGGDLTIELRREKGESDPILNALKVQEDPRR, encoded by the coding sequence ATGAGACTCAAAACCCTCGCGGCCTCGCTGGCCGTTGTGGTCGGCCTCAGCATCATCCAACCGTCGTCGGCGTCCGCCGCCGAGCCGGATCCCGGCTCGGCCGCAAAGAAGATCGCGTCGAGCCTGAAGGACCGCTTCCGCACATCTCCGGCTTCCGACTTCTGGATCACGTTCGGGACCAAGGCCGACCTCGGGCCGGCGAAGAAGATCGCCAACTGGACCGCTCGTGGTCAGTTCGTCTACGACGCGCTGGCCGCGGCGGCGAAGGACTCGGTGGCGTCCGTCTCCGCCGAACTCGACCGGGCAGGAGTCAAGTACACCTCGTACCCGATCGCCAACGCCGTTCTCGTCAAGGGGGGCACCGAGAAGCTCGCCCTCGACGTGGCCGCGAAGGTGCAGGTCGCCGAGATCCACGCGACGCCACAGGTCGCGCTGGTCGAGCCCGTGGAAAAGAAGGTCCCCGCCGACCAGGCCGCCCGCCCCTCCGCGCCGAAGGCCACCGCCGAGGCGGGCACCTCCACGTGGGGTCTGGAGGCCATCCACGCCCCGCAGGCCTGGGCGATGGGCGCCACCGGTGCGGGCATCACCGTGTCCAACCTCGACTCGGGCGTCCAATTCGACCACCCCGCCCTGACGCACCAGTACCGCGGCACGAAGGCCGACGGCACCGTCGACCACAACTACAACTGGATGGCCACCCGGGGGGCGTGCACGGGCGCACCGTGCGACGACAACGGACACGGCACGCACACCATGGGCACCATGGTCGGCGACGACGGCACCAATCACGTCGGCGTCGCCCCGGACGCGCAGTGGATCGCGACGAACGGCTGCTGCGACAGCACCGGCGCCGAGTCGCTGCTGCGGTCCGGCTGGTGGCTGCTCGCGCCGACCGACGTCCAGGGCAACAACCCCGACCCGTCCAAGCGCCCCCACGTCGTCAACAACTCCTGGGGCCAGGACATCGAGCACAACTTCGACGACTTCTTCCAGGCCGTCGACGAGGCCTGGAGCGCGGCGGGCATCTTCAGCGTCTGGTCATCGGGCAACACCGTGCCGTACGCGGCCTGCGACACCGTCTCCTCGCCCGGCTCCGCCGTGAGTGCCTACTCCGTCGGCGCCTACTCCTCGGACGGCACGCTCGCGTTGTTCTCCCGCAAGGGCGAGGGCGAAGGCGGCCGGATCAAGCCCGAGATCTCCGCTCCGGGCGACGGGGTCCGTTCGTCGTACCCGGGTAACAGCTACGTCGAGATGTCCGGCACCTCGATGGCGGCCCCCCACGTCGCCGGCGCCGTCGCGGCGCTGTGGAGCTACGACCCGACCCTGATCGGGCAGGTCGAGGAGACCCGCCGCCTGCTCGGGGAGTCGGCCGTCGACGTCGACGACACCGAGTGCGGCGGGACCGCCGAGGTCAACAACAAGTACGGCGAGGGGCGGCTCGACCTCGTCCGCCTGCTCGAACTCGCCCCCCGCAAGGGCGGCACCCTCACCGGTGTGGTCACCGCCAACGGCACCCCGGTCCCCGCCGCCGAGGTGACGATCAGCGGACCGTTCAGCCGTTCGATCGGCACCGACAAGGACGGCCGGTTCACCACGAACCTCCCGGTCGGCGACTACCAGCTCAGCACCAAGGTCTTCGGCTACCTGACCGCGACCGCCGACGTCACGATCTCCCTCGGCCAGGACACCTCCGTCAAGCTGCCGCTCACCGCCGCCGCGAAGCACGACATCAGCGGCAGGGTCGTCGACGACAAGAAGCGGCCCGTCCCGAACGCCGACGTCTCCGTCAAGGACACGCCGCTCAAGCCGGTACGCACGGACGCCAACGGCGCGTTCACGATCGGCGCTGTCCCCGAGGGCGGGTACACTCTGACCGTCAAACCCAACGCCTGCTTCTCGGCCACGGCGGTCCCGCTGACCGTCGGCGCGCAGAACGAGTCGCGCGAGATCCCCGTCGGGCTCGTCGTCGACAAGGGCGGCTACAGCTGCGCCGTCTCCGACGGCGAGTACCTGCGCGGAACCGACCCGGTCGCCTTCACCAGCGGCGTGTGGGCGACGGTGAAGCTGCCGTTCCCGGTCGCGCTCTACAACGGCAGCCACGACACCCTCGGTGTCGGCCGGCGCGGCGTGATCTCCCCGGACACCAGCACCGGACCCGGCAACGGCGGAGCGGGCATCTTCCCCTTCTACGTCCAGACCCCGGTCGAGTTCGCCCCCGGCGGCGGAGTGTTCACGGCAGCCACCAAGGTCAACGGTGAGGACGCGTTCGTCGTCGAGTACCGCAACGCCAAACTGTGGGCCTATCCGGACCGGTCGGAGTACACCGAGCCGGTCAACTTCTCGGCCACGCTCACCCGATCCGGCACGGTGATCTTCGGTTACGGCGACGGCATCGGAACCGACGACCCGGTGACCGCCGGCGCGCACGCCACCACCGGCATCCAGGGCTGGGCCGGTGTCGACGGCATCCGGTTCTCCGAGAGCGCCCCGGTGCTGCGCGACGGGATGATCGTCACCTACGACCTGCCTGACTTCGGGTACCTCGACGCGACAGTCGTCGACCAGAACGACGGGCTGCCGGTGGCCGGGGCCAAGGTCTCCTTCACGAACAAGTCCGGGCTGGTCGAGACCGTCACGACCGACGGGACCGGCATCGTGCATCGCCAGCTTCCGGTCGGCGACTACACCATGACTGTCGACACGCCGAACTACACGACCGCGGCATACCCCTTCTCCCTCGACAAGCTCTATGCGAAGGCGACGATCGACGCACGTCTGACCACGGGCGTCGCCGGCCTGAAGGCCGACGGCCTCGACGCGCTCCTGGGCGCCGACCAGAACGGCGTGGGCTCGCTGACGCTGACCAACAACGGTTCCGCCCCACTCACGTACAACCTGGGTGAGGCGGCGCGCCACCCCGACCTCGACGCCGCCGGCACCACCGCGCGCACCGGCAAGGGCGCGGCCAGCACGATCGACCTCACGGCGTGGAGGTCCGGGGCGAGCGGCATGAAGCCGTCGAACGTCGACGGCAAGGCGGCGACGTCGAGCGCCGCCGAGGCACAGGCGGCTGGCAAGGTCGGCACGACCTCCGGCGGCGACGTCATCACCCGGATCGCCATCCCGGGCACGATCGAAGACAAAGAGCCCTCCGGCATCGGGTACGACGGCGACGTCTGGGTCCACGACTACAACAAGCGGACCAACACCGCCTACACGGTGACGGGCAAGCCGACCGGAAAGGTCTTCGACGCCTCGTGGAACCCCGCGTACCGGGCGTTCGACATGGCGCTCGACACCAAGACCGGTGACATGTGCCAGATGGAGGACAGCCCGGCCAGCTTCATTCACTGCTTCGACCGCACGACCGGGAAGGAGACCCGGCAGATCAAGGGTGACTGGTCCACACTGCAGCTGACCGGCCTCGCCTACAACCCGATCCAGGACGTGTTCTACGTCGGCGGCCGGAGGAACGGGATGATCGGCACCGTCGCCGGGACGTCGCACGACAACCCGGGTGCGCTGCTGTCCTTCTGCACCCCGCCGCTGCCCGAGGTGATGGGCCTGGCCTACAACCAGGCGTCCGACACCATCTGGTACACCGACCTCACCTCGAACAGGCCCACCCGCCTGCTGCAGGTCGACCCCGACGACTGCGCGCTGGTGAACGCGTGGTGGTTCCCCGGCCAGAAGGCGGGCCAGGGCGGCGGCCTGGAGACCGACTCGACCGGGGCGCTGTGGGCGGCCGACCAGCTCGCCGACGACGTCGTACTTGTCGACGTCGAGGACGACCTGGTCACCGACCTGCCGTGGCTGTCGCTCTCCTCGACCGGCGGCACCCTCGCCCCGGGTCAGTCGACGACCGTCAAGGTCTCGATCTCCGCGAAGGGCGCCAAGCTGGGCGTCCTCGGCGCGAACATCGTGGTCAGGTCCGACTCGGGACGCCAGTCCAAGACCTACGTACCGGTGACGCTCACGACCACGAAGTACCAGGTCGGCGTCAACGCCGGTGGCGCGAAGGTCACCGACGGCTCCGGCTACACCTGGCTCGCCGACCAGGCCGCCAGCAAGAAGGCGTGGGGTTACGAGGGGAAGACGAAGGTCACCGCCACGAAGAACGGAATCGACGGGACGACGGACGACATCCTGTTCCAGTCGCAGCGCACCACATCGGACAAGCAGTTGTTCTACCGCTTCCCCGACGCGCCCAAGGGCACCTACGCGGTCGACCTCGGGTTCGCCGAGATCGAGAAGGTGGCCAAGGGCAAGCGGGTGTTCGACGTCCTCGTGGGCGGAACGCTGACGGACTACGCGTACGACCCGGCTGGGGCGGTGGGGTCGGACGTCGCCGACTGGCGCACCGCCGTCGTCAAGCACGAGGGTGGTCCGCTGACCGTGGAACTGCGGGGCTCGAAGGGCCTGAAACCTCCGACCATCGCCGCGCTGCGGGTGACGCTCGACCCGCGCGGGGACGAGGCGGAGCCGGAGCCTCAGCCCGAGGAGCCGGAGCCAGGCCCGGTGCCGGTGTCCCCCGCCGGTCGCTCGTACTCGATGAAGGTGACCGACGGGCTCTACCGCCAGGGCACGCAGGAGTCCGGGTGGCACGGCGACGACCTGTGCGGCCCCCTGTGGTTTGATTCCAGCTTCCTGCAACCGTTCTACGACACGGCGTGGGACGGCGTGTGCGTGACGACGAACGGCACGCTGGCCTTCGACCGCGCCAGCACGTCGGGGAACAACACGGCACTGCCGTCGCCGTACCCGATCGACGCGATCTATCCGCTCTGGGACGACCTCATCGTCGACGACGAGGCGGGTATCTACTTCGGCACGACCGAGGTGGACGGGTTGGCGGCGCAGGTCGTCGAGTGGCGCAACGTCGCGTTCTACAGTGACCGCACGGCCCGCGTGAGCTTCTCGGTCACCCTGATCGCGGACGGACGGATCCAGATCGGGTACGGCGACGGCGTCGGCGGCGACAACCCCCTCACCAAGGGCTCGTCGGCGACGGTCGGCGTGGAGAGCCTGAACCGCAACCCCGCGAGCCAGTACTCCTTCAACCAGCCCATCCTGAAGGCCGGTCTGGGGCTGGAGTACACCCTGCCCGCCGCCGGCACGATCGAGGGCACGGTCACCGACGCGAACGACCGCAAGCCGATCGAGGGCGCGATCGTCACGCTCAAGGGGCCGGCCGGTGAGCGGGTCATCACGACCGACGCGAAGGGCCGGTGGAAGGCCCAGGCGCTGGTCGGCGAGAACACCGTACAGGTCGACGCGCCGAACTACGTCACCGCGAGCCACCCGGTGACCATCGCCAAGAAGGATCAGGCCGAGACTGTCGACACGGCGTTGACCACGGGCGTCGCCACCGTCACTGGCGCTGACGTCGACTGGCTCCTCGACAAGGACCAGAAAGCGACGGCCGACGTGACGGTGACCAACACCGGCTCCGCCCCGCTCGAGGTGCGGATCAGCGAGCAGAAGCGCACCAGCGACGGTGGGCACGAGGCCGCCGACCTTCCGTGGCTGACCCTCACGGGCGCGGCAGCAACCGGCACGGTCACCCTCGCGGCCGGCACGTCCACCACGGTTACGGCGACGGCCGACAACGCCGGCGTCGAGCCCGGCGTACTCGTCGGCGACCTGCTCGTGGCATCGAACGCCGGCAAGGGCGAAGCCCAGCTCAAGCCGGT